A genomic segment from Aquila chrysaetos chrysaetos chromosome 11, bAquChr1.4, whole genome shotgun sequence encodes:
- the AFAP1L2 gene encoding actin filament-associated protein 1-like 2 isoform X5 — MNKVTIHKQQGDQEKQDKALDRRNSLTNGDSGLHSSPPQKSLPDLPPPKIPETKQPPVPKIESPEGYYEEAEPYDVSVNGLFGRLAAAGPRPGLQVTEGVIYATITMEDGEAVSSSYESYDEEESSKGKSATHQWPSTEATIELMKDARICAFLWRKKWLGQWAKQLCVIKDTRLLCYKSSKDHSPQLDVNLLGCTVIHKEKQVRKKEHKLKIIPMNADVIVLGLQSKDQAEQWLRVIQETSGVLCEGGSEGNQYIPDSQRLSYPKVEVSERYSAASESGSSTDGHPETAETKDVKKKGTTGLKLSNLMNLGRKKSSSLDSPERSLETSSYLNVLVNSQWKSRWCQIKDGHLHFYQDKNRSKLAQQPLSLAGCEIIPEPSPDHLYSFRILHNGEERVILEAKSSEEMGHWLGLLLSESGSKTDPEEFTYDYVDADRVSCIVSAAKNSFFLMQRKYSEPNAYIDNLPKGKVQQEELYDDVDLPDLPAEEVPKSENKLEGDQDRVYLDLTPVKSFLHCAGKKSCQPSPLSSPPLERAANKAAVESAAETALMAKEAEPCSKAMETLEQKHPEKPEPDEALPRMPAVKIQTQQQNIAFPQPAPELPAGPVTAGSPQLVPAHRPKMPLPAAAVETKLGKNRTEAEVKRFTEEKERLEKEKDEIRAQLTQLRKERRELKEMLGSSTDKSLEQRLKEVEEECKRKESRRVDLELSLVEVKENLKKAESGPVTLGTAVDTTHLENAAPRIQVKSASPANSAENSPVNSATALKNRPLSVMVTGKGTVLQKAKEWEKKGAS; from the exons CGCTGGATCGGAGAAACTCCCTGACCAATGGAGACTCGGGATTGCATTCATCCCCTCCTCAGAAGAGCCTGCCGGACCTCCCCCCTCCAAAG attcctgaaacaaaacaacctcCGGTCCCCAAGATCGAATCCCCAGAGGGATATTATGAAGAGGCTGAGCCATATGATGTCTCTGTAAATG GTCTTTTTGGTAGGCTTGCTGCGGCTGGACCCAGGCCAGGGTTGCAGGTTACTGAGGGCGTTATTTATGCCACAATAACGATGG AAGATGGTGAAGCCGTTAGTAGCTCCTATGAATCTTACGACGAAGAAGAGAGCAGCAAAGGCAAGTCAGCAACCCATCAGTGGCCATCCACAGAGGCCACCATTGAGCTGATGAAGGATGCCCGCATCTGTGCGTTCCTGTGGAGAAAGAAGTGGCTGGGACAGTGGGCAAAACAGCTGTGTGTTATCAAGGACACCAGGTTGCTG TGCTACAAGAGCTCCAAAGACCACAGCCCTCAGCTCGACGTGAATTTGCTGGGCTGCACTGTCATTCACAAGGAAAAGCAagtgaggaagaaagagcaCAAGCTGAAGATCATCCCCATGAACGCCGACGTCATcgtgctggggctgcagagTAAAGACCAGGCAGAGCAGTGGCTCAGG GTAATCCAGGAGACCAGCGGTGTGCTGTGCGAAGGAGGCAGTGAAGGCAACCAGTACATCCCAGATTCGCAGCGTCTCAGTTACCCAAAG GTGGAGGTATCCGAGAGGTACTCCGCAGCCTCCGAGAGCGGGAGCAGCACAGACGGCCACCCGGAGACAGCCGAGACGAAAGATG TTAAGAAGAAGGGCACAACTGGCCTGAAACTGAGCAACCTGATGAACCTCGGGAGGAAAAAATCTAGCTCCCTGGATAGCCCAGAGAGATCCCTGGAGACTTCAA GTTACCTGAATGTGCTAGTGAACAGCCAGTGGAAGTCCCGTTGGTGTCAGATAAAAGACGGTCACCTCCATTTCTACCAGGACAAGAACCGAAGCAAACTGGCTCAGCAGCCCCTGAGTTTGGCAGGTTGTGAAATTATCCCAGAACCAAGCCCTGATCATCTCTACTCCTTCCGCATCCTGCACAACGGGGAAGAACGGGTCATTCTGGAG GCAAAGTCCTCGGAGGAAATGGGCCACTGGCTGGGCCTCCTCTTGTCGGAGTCAGGTTCAAAAACAGACCCGGAGGAATTTACCTACGATTACGTGGATGCTGACAGGGTTTCCTGCATTGTGAGCGCGGCGAAGAACTCCTTCTT CTTAATGCAGAGGAAGTACTCTGAGCCCAACGCCTACATCGACAACCTGCCGAAGGGCAaggtgcagcaggaggagctgtACGATGATGTGGATCTGCCAGACCTGCCTGCG GAAGAAGTACCCAAGAGTGAGAACAAACTGGAGGGGGACCAAGACAGAGTGTACCTGGATCTCACCCCAGTGAAGTCCTTCCTACACTGTGCTGGCAAGAAGTCATGCCAGCCTTCACCCCTCAGCTCACCGCCTTTAGAAAGGGCTGCCAACAAGGCTGCGGTGGAGAGCGCGGCCGAGACAGCCCTCATGGCTAAGGAAGCCGAGCCCTGTAGTAAGGCGATGGAGACCTTGGAGCAG AAACACCCAGAGAAGCCAGAACCCGACGAGGCGCTGCCACGGATGCCCGCCGTCAAAATCCAGACGCAGCAGCAGAACATCGCCTTCCCGCAGCCGGCCCCCGAGCTGCCGGCGGGCCCGGTGACGGCGGGCAGTCCCCAGCTGGTGCCCGCGCACCGGCCCAAGATGCCACTGCCGG CGGCAGCAGTGGAAACCAAGCTGGGCAAGAACCGGACGGAGGCAGAGGTGAAGCGGTTTACAGAGGAGAAGGAGcggctggagaaggagaaggatgaAATCCGGGCTCAACTCACCCAGCTGCGCAAGGAGAGGCGGGAGCTGAAGGAAatgctggggagcagcacag ACAAGAGCCTGGAGCAGAGGCTGAAGGAGGTGGAAGAAGAATGCAAAAGGAAGGAGAGCCGGAGAGTGGACCTGGAGCTGAGCCTAGTGGAGGTGAAGGAGAACCTGAAGAAAGCAGAGTCTGGCCCCGTGACGCTGGGCACCGCGGTGGACACCACGCACCTGGAGAACGCAGCTCCCCGG attCAGGTAAAAAGTGCCAGTCCAGCAAATAGCGCAGAGAACTCACCAGTCAACTCAGCAACGGCTTTAAAAAACCGGCCTTTATCTGTCATGGTGACGGGGAAGGGAACAGTCCTACAGAAAGCTAAG GAATGGGAGAAGAAGGGAGCTAGTTAG